From Pandoraea norimbergensis, the proteins below share one genomic window:
- a CDS encoding LysR family transcriptional regulator — MLDGVSLDQLRTFIAAAEEGSFSAAGRKLRRAQSVVSQTMANLEAQLRVTLFDRSARYPVLTDEGKALLSEAKNVVNGMDAFKARARTLSEGLEPELSVAVDVMYPMASLTDAVGAFREAFPTTPLRMYVEALGAVVQPVLEGTCRIGVIGSMPVIPEGLNAERLPGVPMVTVVAPNHPLAASQDILPSKVLEAHVQLVLTDRTTLTAGTNFGVFSPLIWRLADLGAKHAFLKAGFGWGHMPLAMVEPDLDAGRLVRLRLEMHQPAIPVIAMYAVYRTDEPPGPAGRWFIDRLQQFTTDAPA, encoded by the coding sequence ATGCTCGACGGCGTATCGTTGGACCAGCTACGAACCTTCATCGCGGCCGCGGAGGAAGGCAGTTTTTCTGCGGCAGGACGCAAGCTGCGCCGGGCCCAGTCCGTGGTCAGCCAGACCATGGCGAATCTCGAAGCGCAGTTGCGCGTCACGCTGTTCGACCGCAGCGCACGCTACCCGGTGCTGACCGACGAGGGCAAGGCACTGCTGAGTGAAGCCAAGAACGTGGTAAATGGCATGGATGCGTTCAAGGCACGCGCCCGCACCTTGTCCGAAGGACTGGAGCCCGAGCTGTCGGTGGCTGTCGACGTGATGTACCCGATGGCCTCGCTGACCGATGCCGTCGGCGCCTTTCGCGAGGCCTTTCCGACGACACCGCTGCGTATGTATGTCGAGGCGCTGGGTGCCGTGGTCCAGCCGGTGCTGGAAGGCACATGCCGTATCGGTGTGATCGGCTCGATGCCAGTGATACCCGAAGGCCTCAACGCAGAAAGGCTGCCGGGAGTGCCCATGGTCACCGTGGTCGCCCCCAACCATCCGCTGGCCGCAAGCCAAGATATCCTGCCCAGCAAAGTGCTGGAGGCGCATGTGCAATTGGTGCTGACCGATCGCACCACCTTGACGGCGGGCACCAATTTCGGTGTGTTCTCGCCGCTGATCTGGCGGCTTGCCGATCTTGGCGCGAAGCATGCCTTTCTCAAGGCCGGTTTCGGCTGGGGACATATGCCGCTGGCGATGGTGGAGCCCGATCTGGACGCCGGTCGATTGGTCCGCCTCCGTCTGGAAATGCACCAACCGGCCATACCGGTCATCGCCATGTACGCCGTCTACCGCACGGACGAACCGCCCGGACCTGCCGGGCGCTGGTTCATCGACCGCCTGCAACAGTTCACGACCGACGCGCCGGCGTAG